The DNA region TTCGCCGAGGTCGCCACCGAGTTCACCAAGGCACTCGGCCGCGAGGTCGTCTACCAGCCGATGTCGCATGAGGACTACGCCGCGGCGCTGGCGGAATACGGGATGCCGTCGCACTTCTCCGACCTCATGAAGGAGGTCCTCGACGGCCGCAACGCCCACACCAGCGACGACATCAGCAAGGTGTTGGGCCGCCCGGCCAAGGACTTCGCCGACTACATCAAGGACGCCGCCGCGACGGGCGTCTGGAACGTGAGCTAGCAGTTCAACCGAACCGCTGGAACGCCACCGAGGAGGGCTGTGATCGTGCAGGCTCATCTGTCCACTGAGAACGGATTGGACTCGCTGCCCAAGCACGTGCATGGGTTCGCCCTGATGCACGTGGCGATGCGCCGCGACGCACGCAGGCTCCTCTCGGTGGCGCCCGTGCTGACCGAGGCCAAAGTCGGCAAAGTCGCCGACTGGTGGCGGCAGGTCCGGGCCGTCATCGACTGGCACCACCACACCGAGGACGACATCCTCTGGCCCGCGCTGCGCGAGCGGGTGCTGGCTTTCGCCGAGACCGAGAAGGCGATGCACGCCGACCACGCCGCGCTCGACGACGCGATGGACGCGGTGACCGCCGCGTTGCGGCCGGGTCGTCAGCGCGGCGAGGTCGAGGCCGCGGCCGCCGGGTTCGACACGATCATCCAGGACCACCTGCGCGCCGAGGAATCGGTGGTGTTCAAGGCGTTCTGCGTCGACCTGTCGGCGCGGGAGTACTCCGCCATCGAGCAACGCGTGATCACCAGCGCGCCGCTTCCCATCATGCAGTTCCTCGTCCCCTGGATGCTCGACGGCGCCGACAGCGCGGGTGCGGCGGGGGCCGCCGCCGCGATGCCGCCGCCGGTACGACTGCTCGGCACCACGGTGCTGCGGTGGAACTACCACCGCCAGTACCGCTGGTGGTGAACGCGACACGGTCGCTGACGGCGGCGTAGACCGGCCCGCGTCCACAGCGCGGGCGGGCCTTTGCGGGGAAGAGCAGGGCTTCTAGACACAAGGGGAATCGCCATGGGATCGATCAACACCGCCGTCGACTTACCCACCTCGAGAGCGATAGGCCTGGCTGAGCGCACACTCCCGGCCCTGCGCACCGCACCGGTCCGACCAGGGCCATTGCTGTCGGTGCGCGGCCTGCGGGCGACCTACGGCGACCGGGTCGTGGTCGACGACGTGTCCTTCGACGTGCGGGCGGGCGAGGCGTACGGCCTCGTCGGCCCGGCGGGTGGGGGCAAGAGCACCACCGTGCGGATGGTGTGCGGTCTGCTCACCGCCGACGCGGGCACGGTGATGGTCCGGCGCACCCCGATCGACAACATCGGCGGCCGTTCCCTGCGCGAGTCCGTCAGCTATGTGCCCCAGAGCGTGGTGATGATCCCGTCGGCCACCATCGCCGAGACGGTCCGGTTCTGGGCCCGCTTCTTCGGCCTGCCCAGGGCCATGCGCCGCGACCGGGCCGCGGAGGTCCTCGCCGCGGTGGGCCTGCGCGACCGCGCGGGCGAGCGCGTCGACCGCTGCACCGGCGGGGTCCTGCGCGAACTGAGCCTGGCCGTGGCCCTGCTGCACCGGCCGCGCCTGCTGGTGCTCGACCAGCCGACCACGGGCATCGACCCCGACAGCAAGCAGCGCGTGCTGGGCACCCTCGCCCGGCTTCGCGACGAAGGTGTGGCGGTGCTGTACGCGTGCCGTGATCTTGGTGAGGTTCGGTGGCTGTGCGACCGTTTCGGCCTCCTGCACAAGGGGTCTATGGTCGCCGAGGGGTCGACGAGCAGTCTGTCGACGGTCCTCACCTGAGCCGACGGGCCCGCAACGAGGAGGAATCATGACGAGTACGGGTGAGGTCGACCAGCGCGCCAAGGGAAAGCTGGCAGGCCCACTGCTGTGGCTGGCCACGGCGAGCGTCGGCGTGGTCGCGGGAGTGTTCTACGCGTTCGCCATCTCGGTGATGCCCGGTCTGGCCAAGACCGACGACAAGGCGTTCATCGACAGCATGCAGAACATCAACCGCTCCATCGAGAACGGCGCCTTCGGCTCGGCGTTCCTCGGCTCCTTCATCTTCACCGGCGCCGCCGCGATCATCGAGAACCGCATGGGCAGACGTGCCGCCGCCCGCTGGATCATCGCGTCGCTGCTGCTCTACGTGGTGGGTGTGGCCATCACCATGGGGATCAACATCCCGCTGAACCAGAAGCTGGAAGCCGCGGGCGCCCCGGCCAACATCGCCGACCTCGCCGCCGTCCGCGCCGCCTTCGAGGACCCATGGAACTCCGCCCACCTCGCCCGCACGGTCGCCTGCGTCCTCGCACTCGGCTGCCTCGGCCGCGCCCTCTGGCTGCACGGCCGCGCTGAACGTGCCGACGGCCTGCTCCCCCGGTAGGTCCCGACGCACAACCCTGGCCGCCGGTTTCGCTTCCTGGAGCGAAACCGGCGGCCGCGTCCTGTCACCCCTCACGCCCGGGAAGCCGGTCGCGATCAACCAGCAGGCGGCCCGCGGCCCGCGGTCGCGCCAAGGGGAGGGATGTCATGCGAAGAACGCGCGTTCTCTTACTGATCCTGTCAGCGGTCGCGTTGAGCCTGGTGGCTCCGGGGACCGCGGCGGCGGGCAATACCACGTTCTACGGCGATCTGAACGGCGACGGCAGGTCGGACCGGATCACGCTCGGGTCGACCGGATCCGCGCGCACCGACTGCACGATCACCGTGTCCTACCGGATCGTCGGGAGCATATTCCGTGCGCCGGTGGTCTACCCGTTCACCTCACCCGCGCCGTACGCGCCGTTCTGCCCGAACAAGGGCGAGGCGGTGGACCTGGGTGGCGACGGTGTCGTGGAGTTGGTGACGACCCACTTCATCTGGACGGTGGCGGGCAAGCAGATCCTCGTGCTGCGCAACTTCGTGCCGTGGTACGAGACGACCGGGGTGAGTTTCCCGAGCACGATCAACCAGGTCGACTTCAACGGCGACGGACGCAAGGACATCTGGGAGTCCAGCGACCAGACCATGCAGGTCAGATCGTACCTCAACACGACATCGAGCACGCTGGTGCCCGGTCCGATCAGCGTCTGCAACTCGACGTCGCAGCCGCAGCACGTGTTCGCCGACTTCAACGGCGACGGCGGGCAGGACATGCTGATGTACCGGCGGTGCGAGTACTCCTACGCGGGCGCCGAACTGCACTTCGGCAACGGCGGTACGCCGGTGGTCTTCGCGTCGACGACCACTGTGAGTACGAAGTATGAGGTGTACCGGGCGGACTTCGACTACGACGGGGTGGTTGACGTCGGCGTCATCACCCAGCCCAGCGGCGGTCCGGTCACGGTGCGGCACTTCCGCAACAACGGGGCCGGGGTCTTCACCGAGATCCTGTAGGTCGAGTGGATGGTGCGGGCCATCACGCCCGCACCATCCTTTTAGGACACCGCGGCGATGGGGGAACCGGGGTTGGTGGCGGCCTGGCGGATGTACTCCTGCGGGGACATGCCCCGGACTCGCTTGAAGGCGGTGCTCAGCGCGAAAGAGCTGCTGTAGCCGACTTTTCTGGCCACCGAGCCGATGGTCGCGTTGGACTCGCGCAGGAGGTCGGCGGCCAGGGCGAGCCGGAGGCTGGTGAGGTAGTTCATCGGGGGTTCGCCGACCAGGGCGGTGAAGCGGCGGGCGAGGGCGGCGCGGGAGACACCGGCGCGGGCGGCCAGGGTGGCCACGGTCCACGGGTGGGCCGGTTCGGTGTGCACCAGCTGGAGCGCGGCGCCGACCACCGGGTCGTGTTGGGCGCGGTACCAGGCGGGGGCGCCGACGCCGGGGGAGGCGAGCCAGGCGCGCAGGACGCTGACCAGGACGAGGTCGAGGATGCGGTCGAGCACGAGCTCCTGTCCGGGCTCCTGCTTGAGCATTTCCCCTTCCAGCAACGCCACCAGCGCGCTGTCGCCCGCGTCGATCGGGCGGACCAGGACCGGCGGGAGGGCGCCGAACAGGCGTTGGCCGATCTCGCGCTGCATCTGGTAGGTGCCGCTGAGCATGACCGCGGAGCCCTCGTTGTTGCCCCAGGTGCGCACGCCGAGGCTGCGGGACTCGCCGATGTCCTCGCCGTCGATGGTCACGCATCGCTGGCCGGGGTAAATGATCACCTGCGGCACGGTGGCCGGGTCGTCGGCGATCGTGTACGGCGTGGGGCCGCGCATGATCGCCACCTCGCCGGGATGCAGCTGCACCGGGTCGCCGTGGTCGGGGACGATCCACGCGTCGCCCTGGGCCGGGATGACCAGGGACAGCGGCGCGCGGTCCTCGATGCGGATCGACCAGGGTGGGTTCAGGATCGAGCGGAGCAGAAAGGCCCCGCGGGCTCTCGGTCCGTCCAGCAGACCGGTCAAGGTGTCGTCCGCTAGCGTGCTCATACCGCTAGTATAGACGAATGCACATGCAGATGGGTGAAAAACGCATGAATCGTCTATGTGATCTCAACCCATCGATCTTGTCCGCCGGCCCCAGTAGGTTGCGCTTGGCGGAGTCCGGGCAAACGTCGGTGTCGATGGAAGGTGTCGGATGTTCGAGGTAGTGGTGCTGGTCGCGGCGATCGCGTCGGGGCTCATCGCGGGAGTGTTCTTGGGGTTCTCGGTCGGGGTCATGCCCGCACTCAAGCAGGTGGACGACAAGGTGTTCATCGACGTGATGCAGCGGATCAACCGCGTGATCGGGAACGGTCTGTTCGGCCTGACGTTCCTGGTGTCGATGCTGACGGCACTGGCGATCCCGGTGATCGACCTCGTCAACGGCGGCGGCGTGGACGCCGCGGCGGTGATCGGGGCGGTGCTCGTGGTGCTGTCCCATGGTTTCACCTTCGGCGGCAACTTTCCGCTGAACGCCCGGCTTGAGGCGGCCGGGCCGGTC from Alloactinosynnema sp. L-07 includes:
- a CDS encoding DUF1772 domain-containing protein, which encodes MTSTGEVDQRAKGKLAGPLLWLATASVGVVAGVFYAFAISVMPGLAKTDDKAFIDSMQNINRSIENGAFGSAFLGSFIFTGAAAIIENRMGRRAAARWIIASLLLYVVGVAITMGINIPLNQKLEAAGAPANIADLAAVRAAFEDPWNSAHLARTVACVLALGCLGRALWLHGRAERADGLLPR
- a CDS encoding DUF1772 domain-containing protein, which produces MVLVAAIASGLIAGVFLGFSVGVMPALKQVDDKVFIDVMQRINRVIGNGLFGLTFLVSMLTALAIPVIDLVNGGGVDAAAVIGAVLVVLSHGFTFGGNFPLNARLEAAGPVARQQNSAEVRQTFEAPWNRWHNLRGLAVAVGFILLCVSASS
- a CDS encoding hemerythrin domain-containing protein, with product MIVQAHLSTENGLDSLPKHVHGFALMHVAMRRDARRLLSVAPVLTEAKVGKVADWWRQVRAVIDWHHHTEDDILWPALRERVLAFAETEKAMHADHAALDDAMDAVTAALRPGRQRGEVEAAAAGFDTIIQDHLRAEESVVFKAFCVDLSAREYSAIEQRVITSAPLPIMQFLVPWMLDGADSAGAAGAAAAMPPPVRLLGTTVLRWNYHRQYRWW
- a CDS encoding ABC transporter ATP-binding protein codes for the protein MGSINTAVDLPTSRAIGLAERTLPALRTAPVRPGPLLSVRGLRATYGDRVVVDDVSFDVRAGEAYGLVGPAGGGKSTTVRMVCGLLTADAGTVMVRRTPIDNIGGRSLRESVSYVPQSVVMIPSATIAETVRFWARFFGLPRAMRRDRAAEVLAAVGLRDRAGERVDRCTGGVLRELSLAVALLHRPRLLVLDQPTTGIDPDSKQRVLGTLARLRDEGVAVLYACRDLGEVRWLCDRFGLLHKGSMVAEGSTSSLSTVLT
- a CDS encoding VCBS repeat-containing protein translates to MRRTRVLLLILSAVALSLVAPGTAAAGNTTFYGDLNGDGRSDRITLGSTGSARTDCTITVSYRIVGSIFRAPVVYPFTSPAPYAPFCPNKGEAVDLGGDGVVELVTTHFIWTVAGKQILVLRNFVPWYETTGVSFPSTINQVDFNGDGRKDIWESSDQTMQVRSYLNTTSSTLVPGPISVCNSTSQPQHVFADFNGDGGQDMLMYRRCEYSYAGAELHFGNGGTPVVFASTTTVSTKYEVYRADFDYDGVVDVGVITQPSGGPVTVRHFRNNGAGVFTEIL
- a CDS encoding AraC family transcriptional regulator, encoding MSTLADDTLTGLLDGPRARGAFLLRSILNPPWSIRIEDRAPLSLVIPAQGDAWIVPDHGDPVQLHPGEVAIMRGPTPYTIADDPATVPQVIIYPGQRCVTIDGEDIGESRSLGVRTWGNNEGSAVMLSGTYQMQREIGQRLFGALPPVLVRPIDAGDSALVALLEGEMLKQEPGQELVLDRILDLVLVSVLRAWLASPGVGAPAWYRAQHDPVVGAALQLVHTEPAHPWTVATLAARAGVSRAALARRFTALVGEPPMNYLTSLRLALAADLLRESNATIGSVARKVGYSSSFALSTAFKRVRGMSPQEYIRQAATNPGSPIAAVS